The sequence TAACTGCTTCATCTGATTCATACGCATGCGAAAGACTAATTTCTCTCGAAGGTGGAAGGTATTTGTTTAAGATAGAAATGGCAGACGTGTTTGGCAAACCAGTTATTTTTTTCATTACTTCTAATTTTCTTTCAATCGATCCTTTTCGAGAAGCCAATAAATAAGCAGCCTTATATGGAATGGATTGGAGTAAAAGTTGCTCAGTCTTGCTGGGGAGATAGGTAAACAATTCGTAGTATGCCAAAGCATTATATGCCGATGATTTTGTAGAGAATACTAGGCTTATCCATGATGAGAACGTTGTGTCAGATGACTCTATTGTCTTAAGCAACTCTCTAACCTTATATATTTTCTCACCAATGAGTAAAACATGTTGTTTCTGAATAGATTTTATCTGACAGGTAAGTGTCTTAATAGAAAAGAAAACGTCTTTCTTTCTATCTTCAAAAGAATACTTGCTGAAAAGACTATCCAAACGATTCACTTCTG is a genomic window of Candidatus Chlamydia corallus containing:
- a CDS encoding CT583 family protein; this translates as MSKLVKEASIFFQKNKKNTEEEFQKKEITKDVFSVSLTLSEVNRLDSLFSKYSFEDRKKDVFFSIKTLTCQIKSIQKQHVLLIGEKIYKVRELLKTIESSDTTFSSWISLVFSTKSSAYNALAYYELFTYLPSKTEQLLLQSIPYKAAYLLASRKGSIERKLEVMKKITGLPNTSAISILNKYLPPSREISLSHAYESDEAVNKIISEKLLDLLRLVSSKVQLSEYNLNLIKQLFDNIALK